GAACGCCGCGCGCAGCCGCGCGCGGGCCCGCTCGTACCGCTTGCGCGCCGCCGCCGGCCGCACCCCCGCCAGCGCACCCGCCTCGGCGACACCGAATCCGTCCCACAGGACGAGCCGCAGCAGCTCCTGGTCGGCGGGCGGGAGCATCCTCAGCGCTTCGAGGGCCAGGAACGCCTCGTCGCTGACCGGCTCGCGCTCCTCGCGCACGAGCGTCTCGTCGATCCGCGCGCGGCGAGCCCTCTTGCGCGCGTGGTTCGCGAGCACGTTCCGGGCGATCCCGAAGGCCCACATCCGTTGCTCCTCGGATGCCACGGGCAAGCGCCGACGATGACGCCACAGCACGAGCGTGGTCTCCGACACGCAGTCGTCGGCGTCGGCGCGCGGATCGACGCGGCGCACGAAGTACCGCAGGAGGTCGGGGATGAGGGGCTCGACCGCCGCCTCGAAGCGCCGCCGTTCGGCCGGGACCGTCACCGGGCGCGCCCCTCGAGCATCTCGCCACACCAGGCGTCGGCGGACTCGACCCCGGCGCGGTCGCCCGCGGTCGCCGCGGCGGCGAGGGTGCGCTCCTCCTCGACGATGCCACCGCCGTCCGTCGCGACGGTGGCGGGCCAGGTCGCCGCGGCGGTCAACGTCTCCGCGGCGGTCGCCGCCCGTGACGCGTCGCCGAGCGCGTCGGCATCCAGCCACTCCGCCCGCCACGCGCAGCGCGCGTTCTGCTCGAACTCGCTCCGGATGCCGGTGACCTGGCGCAGTCCCTCGGGCGCGTCCGCGGCGACGGCCCGGGCGAACACCGCGGTGTCGTACGCGGGAGGGAGGGTCGCGTACGCGGGCCAGAGCGTCACCGCGTAATCGCCGTAGTCCGCCGCCGACGTGTCGATCCACTCGCTGCCGTCGGCCTCGGTGCCGACCGGCCGCGTGCCCTCGGGAGAGCCGGGGTTGGGCGAGCCGAACCATCCCGTGCGCGCGAGGTAGCCGGAGGCGACAGCCGCCCCCGGGATGCCGACGGCGCACACCGCGGCGATCGCCGCGGTCGGGAGGATCCAGCGCCGCCGACGGGGTCGCGAGGTCGCCGCGCGCACGAGGCGCCGGACGTCGGCGTCGGGCAGGGAGACGTCGCGTGCCGGGTCGGCGGCGGCGAGCGCCGCAACGGGATCGGTGTTCATGAGGGGTCCTCTCTCATTCTCTTCACCCCGTTCCTGTCGCGAGCCCGCTCGAACGTGACACCCCGCGCGCCTTTTCTTCGGAGGTTCGCGCCGAATGCTCGCTGAGAAGCTGTTTTCTTGAGCATTCGGCGCAACTCCGTAGAGAGAGCTGCGCCTATACTCGATCCCGTCAGGCGCACGAAGTCGTGCGTCGCTGCTCGAAAAAAGGGCACGTAGCGGGTTTCCGCGAGACACATACGGCATTCATCCCGTCTCCGTCTCGAAAGGTTCCTTTCGCCATGCCCACCGTCTCCGCCCACGTCGCGCACACCCTCGCCCGCCACATCGACACCGTGTTCGGTGTCATGGGCAACGGCAACGCCTACTTCCTCGACGCGCTCGGGCGCGACACCGGCTCGGGTTTCGTCGCGGTCCGGCACGAGGCCGCGGGAGTCGTCGCCGCCGACGCGCACTACCGCGCGTCGGGGCGCCTCGCCGCCGCCACCGCCACCTACGGCGCGGGTTTCACGAACACGCTCACCGCGCTCGCCGAGGCCGTGCAGGCGCGCACGCCCCTCGTCCTCATCGTCGGCGACGAGCCCACCTCCGGTCCGCGCCCGTGGGGCGTCGACCAGATCGCCCTCGCCGCCGCCGTCGGCGCGCGCACGTACACCGTGGGTCATCGCGACGCCGCCGCCACGATCGTCATCGCGATCGAGCACGCCCTCACCTATCGCCTGCCCGTGGTCCTCGGCATCCCGTACGACGTCGCCACCCGCGAGGCGGGCGAGATTCCGGATGCCACGGCCCCCGGCGCCGAGCCCCAGGTCACTCCGGAGCACCCCCCGCTCGATGCGTACGCCGACGGAGTGATCGACCAGATCGTCGACGCGCTCGCGACCGCCCAGCGCCCCGTGCTCCTCGGGGGACGCGGCGCCTGGCTCGCGGGCGCGGGCGCCGCCCTCGACGAGGTCGCCGCCCTGACGGGGGCCCTCACCACCACCTCGGCACTGGGACGCGGCCTGTTCTCCGACCCCTCGCGCGACCTCGGCGTCGCCGGCGGCTTCGGCGCCCCCGGGGCGATGGCGCTCGCGCGGGAGGCCGACGTGGCCGTCGTCTTCGGCGCGGGCCTCAACCAGTTCACGATGCGCTTCGGCGAGCTCTTCGCCCCCGGCACGCGCGTCTTCCAGGTCGACCTCGCGGCCACCGCCACGCACCCTCACGTGGGCGGGTACGTGCGGGCGGATGCCGACGACGTCGCGCGCGAGATCGCCCGGCGCCTGCGCACGCGCGGGGCGACCCCGTCGACCTGGGGCAACGGTCTCGACCTCGCCGCCGCACGTCGACAGCCCGAGGGCCAGGGTCTCGGCCCGGACGGACGCCTCGACCCCCGCACGGCCGCCGCGCGCCTCGCCGAACTGCTGCCCGAGGATCGCGTGGTGGTGCACGACGGCGGCCACTTCATGGGCTGGTCGAACATGTACTGGCCGGTCGAGTCACCCGATCGCCTGATCATGGTCGGCACGGCGTACCAGTCGATCGGCCTCGGCTTCCCGAGCGTCCCGGGGGCCGCGATCGCCCGTCCGGACTCCACGATCGTGCTCAGCACGGGCGACGGCGGTGGGCTCATGGCCCTCGCCGATCTCGAGACCGCGATCCGCGTGGCCGGCGGCCGGGGTGTGGCCCTCGTCTGGAACGACGCCCAGTACGGAGCCGAGGTCCTCAACTACGGCGTGAAGGGCCTGCACCCCGACCCGATGCTCATCCCCCAGGTCGACTTCGCCGCCGTCGCGCGCGGGTTCGGCGCCGAGGGCGTCGTGGTCGAGACGGTCGACGACCTCGAGGCGCTGGCATCCTGGACGTCCCGTCCTGTCGAGGACCGCGGGTTCCTGCTGCTCGATCTGCGGGTGAGCGCGGCGATCGTCGCACCGTTCTGGGAGGAGATCGCGGCGCGCTAACGTCGGGGACGTGCGGTACTCGTTCGACTCCCCGACCGCGGCCGAGTTCGCGGCCCTGTACGCCCAGACCTGGTGGGGCGAATGGCCCGTCGAGACCTTCGAACGCGCCCTCGCCGGCAGCTGGGTCGTCTGCACGGCGCGCGACGACGAGGAAACGCTGGTCGGAATGGGCCGTCTCCTCAGCGACGGAGCGCTGCACGCCTTCGTGACCGAGATGATCGTCGCCGAGACCTCTCGCGGAGCCGGCGTCGGCGCCGAGATCCTCCGGCAGCTCGTGGCCGAGGCGCACCGCCGCGGCGTCCGCGACGTCCAGCTCTTCGCCGCCCGCGGCCGCGCGGCGTTCTACGAGCGCAACGGTTTCGTCCGGCGCCCCGCCGACGGCCCCGGGATGGATCTGGCCGACGAGCGCGACGCCGTACCCGGGCCGAACTCCTGAGAAATCGTCGCTGACGGCCTGACACGGCGGCATCCGGGACCTGGCGCAACGAAATGTCGGGAGTTTCGCACGCGCCGAAGGCGAGCCGGGCGCGGGAGAAACGCGGCCGATCGCTGCAGGGAGTCGCGCGCCCCCTTGTCGGCTGCGACGTGATCGTATACGATTTCGCATACGACGCGAAGGAGCCTCCATGACCGACACCGACCCCCGGTTCTCCGTCCTCGGCGCGCGGCCCGGAAAGATCGTCGCCGTCCACCTCGCGTACGCCTCGCGCGCCGACCAGCGCGGCCGCCGCCCGGCCGCTCCCTCGTACTTCTTCAAGCCGTCGAGCTCGCTCGCCCCCTCCGGCGCCGAGATCGTCCGTCCCGCCGGCACCGAGCTCCTCGCCTTCGAGGGCGAGATCGCGCTGATCATCGGCGAGCCCGCCAGATGGGTGACCCCGGATGCCGCGTGGTCGCACGTCGCCTCCGTCACCGCCGCGAACGACTTCGGCCTGTACGACCTGCGCGCGAACGACAAGGGCTCGAACGTCCGCTCCAAGGGCGGCGACGGGTACACCCCGTTGGGTCCCGCGCTGATCGACGCTCGCCGGGTCGACCCGACCGACCTGCGCCTGCGCACCTGGGTCGACGGCGAGCTCGTGCAGGACGACTCCACCGCGGGCCTCATCTTCTCCCTCGCCCGGATCGTCGCCGACCTCTCGCAGCACTTCACCCTCGAGACGGGAGACGTCATCCTCACCGGCACCCCCGCGGGCTCGTCGGTCGTCACTCCCGGGCAGGTCGTCGAGGTGCAGGTGGATGCCGGCTCCCGTTCCACCGGCCGACTCCGCACCACGGTGGTCCAGGGCGAGCGCTCCTTCGACGCCGCGATCGGCTCGCTCCCCTCGGTCGACGACACCCAGCGGACCGAGGCGTGGGGGTCGGCGGAAGCGGCGGCCGCCGGTGTCACGAGAACAGGGGAGGTCGCGGAAACAGGCGAAAATCCGGTGGATCAGCCTGTTCCCGTCGCATCCCCTGTTCTCGTGACGGATGCCGCGGCGCCCCACACCGCGCCGAAACCAGGCGATGTCACCGAAGCAGGCGGAAACACCGCGATTCGCCCGGTTCCCGTCGCATCCCCTGTTCTCGTGACGGATGCCGCGGCCCCGGCCCTCTCCGCCGAGCTGCGCGCGAAGCTCGCGCGCGTCCCGGTCGCCGCCCTCAGCGGCCAGCTCCGCAAGCGCGGGCTGAACGACGTCACGATCGACGGCGTGCACGCCCTCACCCCGGGCAGCCGCTTCGTCGGCACCGCGCGCACGCTGCGGTTCCTCCCCCACCGCGAAGACCTCTTCGCCACGCGCGGCGGCGGCCAGAACGCCCAGAAGCGCGCGTTCGACGCCGTCGGCGAGGGCGAGGTCATCGTGATCGAGGCCCGCGGCGAGACCGGGTCGGGCACGCTCGGCGACATCCTCGCGATCCGCGCGCACGCCCGCGGCGCCGCCGCGATCGTCACCGACGGGGGCGTCCGCGACGCCGAGGCCGTGGCCGCGGTCGGCATCCCCGTGTTCACCGCCGGCCCGCACCCCGCCGTCCTCGGCCGCCGGCACGTCCCGTGGGAGACCGACGTCGCCGTGGGCTGCGGCGGAACCACCGTCGAGCCCGGCGACATCCTCGTCGGCGACGGCGACGGGGTGATCGTGCTCCCTCCGGCCCTCGCCGAGGAGGTGGCCGATGCCGCCCTCGCGCAGGAGGAGGAAGACGCGTGGATCGCCGGGCAGGTGGCATCCGGTCATCCGATCGAGGGCCTGTTCCCGATGAACGCGGCCTGGCGCGCGCGATTCGAGAGCGAGAGGAAGGCGTGATGGCCCTTCGACAGGCTCAGGGACCCCATCGGCAGGCTCAGGGGCCGGAGGCGGCCGCGCAGAGCAAGTCGCAACAGGCGTACCACTGGATCAAGAACCGCATCGCGTCGCAGGAGTTCACCCCCGGCTACCGCCTGGTGCTCGGCTCGATCGCCGGCGAGCTCGACATGAGCGTCGTCCCGGTGCGCGAGGCGATCCGCCAGCTCGAAGCCGAGGGGCTCGTGACGTTCGAGCGCAACGTCGGCGCGCGCGTCTCGATGGTCGACGACACCGCGTACCGCTTCAGCATGCAGGCGCTGAGCCTGCTCGAGGGGGCCGCGACCGCGCTGTCGGCCCGTGCGCTCACGGTCGACGATGTGCGCCGCGCCCGCCACGTCAACGAGCTGATGGTCGAGACGCTGGAGCACTTCGACCCGCGCGCGTTCACGGCGCTGAACCAGGAGTTCCACGCCATCCTCTTCGAGAGATGCGCCAATCCGCGCCTGCTCGAGCTGGTGCGGGCCGAGTGGGGGCGCCTCGGGCACCTGCGCGATTCGACGTTCAGCTTCGTCCCCGGTCGCGCCGCCGAGTCGGTACGCGAACACGAGAACATCCTCGTCCTCATCGAGACCGGCGCCCCGCTCGCCGAGATCGAGAAGGTCTCGCGGCGCCACCGCTCCGCCACCCTCGACGCCTACCTGATCCACGAGCACCCCGACGAAGTGCTCGGCCTCCCCGCTTTCTGATTCCGGATGCCATCGGCATCCGCCCCTCCAAAGAAGGAGCTTCCATGACCCGCCGCATTCCCGCCGACCTGCCCGAGCGGATCCAGCACTACATCGGGGGCGCGTTCGTCGACTCGGTCGACGGCGACACCTTCGACGTGCTCGACCCGGTCACCAACGAGACCTACGTCGCGGCCGCCGCCGGCAAGAAGGCCGACATCGACCTCGCCGTCGCCGCCGCGCGCAAGGCCTTCACCGAGGGGCCCTGGCCGCGCATGCTCCCCCGCGAGCGCTCGCGCGTGCTGCACCGGATCGCCGACCTCGTCGAGTCGCGCGACGAGCGCCTCGCCGAACTGGAGTCGTTCGACTCGGGCCTGCCGATCACGCAGGCGCTCGGCCAGGCGCGTCGGGCGGCGGAGAACTTCCGCTTCTTCGCCGACCTGATCGTCGCGCAGACCGACGACGCCTTCAAGGTGCCCGGCCGCCAGCTCAACTACGTCAACCGCAAGCCGATCGGTGTCGCGGGCCTCATCACGCCGTGGAACACGCCCTTCATGCTCGAGTCGTGGAAGCTCGGACCGGCGCTCGCGACCGGCAACACCGTCGTGCTGAAGCCCGCCGAGTTCACGCCCCTGTCGGCATCCCTGTGGGCCGGGATCTTCGAGGAGGCGGGCCTCCCCGAGGGCGTGTTCAACCTCGTCAACGGCCTCGGAGAGGATGCCGGAGACGCCCTGGTGAAGCACCCCGAGGTACCGCTCATCTCCTTCACGGGCGAGAGCAGCACCGGGCAGTTGATCTTCGCGAACGCCGCACCCTTCCTGAAGGGACTGTCGATGGAGCTCGGCGGCAAGAGCCCCGCGATCGTCTTCGCGGATGCCGACCTCGACGCGGCGATCGACGCGACCATCTTCGGCGTCTTCTCGCTCAACGGCGAGCGCTGCACCGCGGGCAGCCGCATCCTCGTGCAGCGCGACGTGTACGACGACTTCGTCGAGCGCTACGCCGCACAGGCCGATCGCGTGAAGGTCGGCTTCCCCGACGACCCCGCCACCGAGGTCGGCGCGCTCGTGCACCCCGAGCACTACGCGAAGGTCATGTCGTACGTCGAGCTCGGCAAGAGCGAGGGACGCCTCGTCGCCGGCGGCGGCCGCCCCGAGGAGTTCCCCGAGGGCAACTTCGTGCGTCCCACGGTGTTCGCCGACGTCTCCCCCGACGCGCGGATCTTCCAGGAGGAGATCTTCGGCCCCGTCGTCGCCATCACCCCCTTCGACACCGACGACGAGGCGCTCGCCCTGGCGAACAACACGCGGTACGGCCTCGCCGCCTACGTCTGGACCAACGACCTGAAGCGCGCGCACCTGTTCGCACAGAACGTCGAGGCGGGCATGGTGTGGCTGAACTCCAACAACGTCCGTGACCTGCGCACGCCCTTCGGCGGGGTGAAGGCCTCCGGCCTCGGGCACGAGGGCGGCTACCGCTCGATCGACTTCTACACCGACCAGCAGGCCGTGCACATCACGCTCGGCGGCGCGCACAACCCGACGTTCGGCAAGGCGCCGGCGCACTGAGCCCGCGCCGGGCGGCCGCGGCCGCCGTCCCGCCCGGCGAGATCACACGATCCACGCGAGATCACGCGATCCGCGCCGCTCACAGCGAGTCACCTCGTCACGATCGTGTGATCTCGCGGCGCAACCCCGCCCTCCCGGCATCCGACATCCGACATCCGACATCCACCCACGCAAGGACGCGACCCATGGCAAAGCACACCGAAGAAGAGAAGACCTCCTCCGGCTTCTGGGTGACCCAGGAAGCCCCCATCGTCTCCGACGACCCGATCCCCACGCCGACCGCCCCCGCGCCCGACATCCTGCGCTGCGCGTACATGGAACTCGTGGTCACCGACCTCGCGGCATCCCGGGTCTTCTACGTCGACATCCTCGGCCTGCACGTCACCGAGGAAGACGACGAGGCCATCTACCTCCGCTCCACGGAGGAGTTCATCCACCACAACCTCGTGCTGCGCAAGGGCCCGGTCGCCGCGGTCGCCGCGTTCTCGTACCGCGTGCGCTCGGCCGACGACCTCGACAAGGCCGTCGCGTTCTACGAGGAGCTGGGCTGCGACGTGCGCCGCGCGCCGGGTGGTTTCACGAAGGGCATCGGCGACTCGGTTCGCGTGGTCGACCCGCTCGGCTTCCCGTACGAGTTCTTCTTCGACACCGAGCACCAGGAGCGCCTGTCGTGGCGCTACGACCTGCACTCCCCCGGGGAGCTCGTGCGCCTCGACCACTTCAACCAGATCACCCCCGACGTGCCCCGCGCCGTGAACTTCATGCAGGCGCTCGGCTTCCGCGTCACCGAGGACATCCAGGACGAAGAGGGCACCGTCTACGCCGCGTGGATGCGTCGCAAGCCCACCGTGCACGACACCGCGATGACCGGCGGCGACGGCCCGCGCATGCACCACGTCTGCTTCGCCACGCACGAGAAGCACAACATCCTCGCCATCTGCGACAAGCTCGGCGCCCTCCGTCGATCGGATGCCATCGAGCGCGGCCCCGGCCGCCACGGCGTCTCGAACGCGTTCTACCTGTACCTGCGCGACCCCGACGGACACCGCGTCGAGGTGTACACGCAGGACTACTACACCGGCGACCCCGACAACCCCGTCATCACCTGGGACGTGCACGACAACCAGCGCCGCGACTGGTGGGGCAACCCCGTCGTGCCGTCCTGGTACACCGACGGCTCGCTCGTTCTCGACCTCGACGGAAACCCCCAGCCCGTGAGCGCCCGCGAGCACACGAGCGAGATGGCCGTGACGATCGGCGCCGACGGCTTCTCGTACACGCGCGCGCCCGAAGAGGCCGACGGCGAGTTCAAGCTCGGCAACCAGCTCTAGGGAGACCCCATGCTCACCGACGCACAGATCGACACCATCGCGGCCGAGCTCGCCGAGGCCGACCGCACCCACTCGGTCGTCCCGCGGATCACGGCGAGATTCCCGGATGCCACGGTTGACGACTCCTACCGGATCCAGGGTCGCTGGCGCGACAGGCAGCTCGCCGCCGGCCGCACGCTCGTGGGGCGCAAGATCGGCCTGACGTCCAAGGCCATGCAGCAGGCGACGGGCATCACCGAACCGGACTACGGCGTGATGTTCGACGACACGGTGTACCGCTCGGGCGACGATATCCCCGTCGACCATTTCTCGAACGTCCGCATCGAGGTCGAGCTCGCGTTCGTGCTCAAGACGCCGCTCGAGGGCCCCGACTGCACGCTGGAGGCCGCCCTCGCCGCGATCGACTACGCCGTCCCCGCTCTCGAGGTGCTCAACTCGCACATCGAGCTCGAGGGCCGCACGATCGTCGACACCATCAGCGACAACGCCGCCTACGGCGCGATGGTGCTCGGCGACGTCCGCAAGCGCCCCGACGAGATCGACCTGCGCTGGGTGCCCGGCGTCCTGAGCCGCAACGGCGAGATCGAGGAGACCGGCGTCGCGGCGGGCGTCCTCGGCCACCCGGCCACCGGCGTCGCGTGGCTCGCCAACAAGTTCTCCCAGCACGGCGCGCGCCTGGAGGCGGGAGAGATCATCCTGGCAGGATCGTTCACGCGCCCGATGTGGGTGTCGCGGGGCGATGAGGTCCTCTGCGACTACGGACCGATGGGAACGATCTCGTGCCGCTTCGTCTGACCCCGACCTTCCGCGCCGCGCTCGCGGCATCCGATCGTCCCCTCGCCGGGATGTGGGTGTGCTCGGGCAGTCCGGTCGCCGCCGAGATCGCCGCGGGTTCCGGGCTGGACTGGCTGCTGCTCGACATGGAGCACTCGGCC
This portion of the Microbacterium testaceum StLB037 genome encodes:
- a CDS encoding RNA polymerase sigma factor produces the protein MTVPAERRRFEAAVEPLIPDLLRYFVRRVDPRADADDCVSETTLVLWRHRRRLPVASEEQRMWAFGIARNVLANHARKRARRARIDETLVREEREPVSDEAFLALEALRMLPPADQELLRLVLWDGFGVAEAGALAGVRPAAARKRYERARARLRAAFAELEPGLVRPYP
- a CDS encoding DUF4179 domain-containing protein, whose product is MNTDPVAALAAADPARDVSLPDADVRRLVRAATSRPRRRRWILPTAAIAAVCAVGIPGAAVASGYLARTGWFGSPNPGSPEGTRPVGTEADGSEWIDTSAADYGDYAVTLWPAYATLPPAYDTAVFARAVAADAPEGLRQVTGIRSEFEQNARCAWRAEWLDADALGDASRAATAAETLTAAATWPATVATDGGGIVEEERTLAAAATAGDRAGVESADAWCGEMLEGRAR
- a CDS encoding thiamine pyrophosphate-binding protein, whose amino-acid sequence is MPTVSAHVAHTLARHIDTVFGVMGNGNAYFLDALGRDTGSGFVAVRHEAAGVVAADAHYRASGRLAAATATYGAGFTNTLTALAEAVQARTPLVLIVGDEPTSGPRPWGVDQIALAAAVGARTYTVGHRDAAATIVIAIEHALTYRLPVVLGIPYDVATREAGEIPDATAPGAEPQVTPEHPPLDAYADGVIDQIVDALATAQRPVLLGGRGAWLAGAGAALDEVAALTGALTTTSALGRGLFSDPSRDLGVAGGFGAPGAMALAREADVAVVFGAGLNQFTMRFGELFAPGTRVFQVDLAATATHPHVGGYVRADADDVAREIARRLRTRGATPSTWGNGLDLAAARRQPEGQGLGPDGRLDPRTAAARLAELLPEDRVVVHDGGHFMGWSNMYWPVESPDRLIMVGTAYQSIGLGFPSVPGAAIARPDSTIVLSTGDGGGLMALADLETAIRVAGGRGVALVWNDAQYGAEVLNYGVKGLHPDPMLIPQVDFAAVARGFGAEGVVVETVDDLEALASWTSRPVEDRGFLLLDLRVSAAIVAPFWEEIAAR
- a CDS encoding GNAT family N-acetyltransferase translates to MRYSFDSPTAAEFAALYAQTWWGEWPVETFERALAGSWVVCTARDDEETLVGMGRLLSDGALHAFVTEMIVAETSRGAGVGAEILRQLVAEAHRRGVRDVQLFAARGRAAFYERNGFVRRPADGPGMDLADERDAVPGPNS
- a CDS encoding fumarylacetoacetate hydrolase family protein produces the protein MTDTDPRFSVLGARPGKIVAVHLAYASRADQRGRRPAAPSYFFKPSSSLAPSGAEIVRPAGTELLAFEGEIALIIGEPARWVTPDAAWSHVASVTAANDFGLYDLRANDKGSNVRSKGGDGYTPLGPALIDARRVDPTDLRLRTWVDGELVQDDSTAGLIFSLARIVADLSQHFTLETGDVILTGTPAGSSVVTPGQVVEVQVDAGSRSTGRLRTTVVQGERSFDAAIGSLPSVDDTQRTEAWGSAEAAAAGVTRTGEVAETGENPVDQPVPVASPVLVTDAAAPHTAPKPGDVTEAGGNTAIRPVPVASPVLVTDAAAPALSAELRAKLARVPVAALSGQLRKRGLNDVTIDGVHALTPGSRFVGTARTLRFLPHREDLFATRGGGQNAQKRAFDAVGEGEVIVIEARGETGSGTLGDILAIRAHARGAAAIVTDGGVRDAEAVAAVGIPVFTAGPHPAVLGRRHVPWETDVAVGCGGTTVEPGDILVGDGDGVIVLPPALAEEVADAALAQEEEDAWIAGQVASGHPIEGLFPMNAAWRARFESERKA
- a CDS encoding GntR family transcriptional regulator, with translation MALRQAQGPHRQAQGPEAAAQSKSQQAYHWIKNRIASQEFTPGYRLVLGSIAGELDMSVVPVREAIRQLEAEGLVTFERNVGARVSMVDDTAYRFSMQALSLLEGAATALSARALTVDDVRRARHVNELMVETLEHFDPRAFTALNQEFHAILFERCANPRLLELVRAEWGRLGHLRDSTFSFVPGRAAESVREHENILVLIETGAPLAEIEKVSRRHRSATLDAYLIHEHPDEVLGLPAF
- the hpaE gene encoding 5-carboxymethyl-2-hydroxymuconate semialdehyde dehydrogenase, with amino-acid sequence MTRRIPADLPERIQHYIGGAFVDSVDGDTFDVLDPVTNETYVAAAAGKKADIDLAVAAARKAFTEGPWPRMLPRERSRVLHRIADLVESRDERLAELESFDSGLPITQALGQARRAAENFRFFADLIVAQTDDAFKVPGRQLNYVNRKPIGVAGLITPWNTPFMLESWKLGPALATGNTVVLKPAEFTPLSASLWAGIFEEAGLPEGVFNLVNGLGEDAGDALVKHPEVPLISFTGESSTGQLIFANAAPFLKGLSMELGGKSPAIVFADADLDAAIDATIFGVFSLNGERCTAGSRILVQRDVYDDFVERYAAQADRVKVGFPDDPATEVGALVHPEHYAKVMSYVELGKSEGRLVAGGGRPEEFPEGNFVRPTVFADVSPDARIFQEEIFGPVVAITPFDTDDEALALANNTRYGLAAYVWTNDLKRAHLFAQNVEAGMVWLNSNNVRDLRTPFGGVKASGLGHEGGYRSIDFYTDQQAVHITLGGAHNPTFGKAPAH
- the hpaD gene encoding 3,4-dihydroxyphenylacetate 2,3-dioxygenase produces the protein MAKHTEEEKTSSGFWVTQEAPIVSDDPIPTPTAPAPDILRCAYMELVVTDLAASRVFYVDILGLHVTEEDDEAIYLRSTEEFIHHNLVLRKGPVAAVAAFSYRVRSADDLDKAVAFYEELGCDVRRAPGGFTKGIGDSVRVVDPLGFPYEFFFDTEHQERLSWRYDLHSPGELVRLDHFNQITPDVPRAVNFMQALGFRVTEDIQDEEGTVYAAWMRRKPTVHDTAMTGGDGPRMHHVCFATHEKHNILAICDKLGALRRSDAIERGPGRHGVSNAFYLYLRDPDGHRVEVYTQDYYTGDPDNPVITWDVHDNQRRDWWGNPVVPSWYTDGSLVLDLDGNPQPVSAREHTSEMAVTIGADGFSYTRAPEEADGEFKLGNQL
- a CDS encoding fumarylacetoacetate hydrolase family protein — protein: MLTDAQIDTIAAELAEADRTHSVVPRITARFPDATVDDSYRIQGRWRDRQLAAGRTLVGRKIGLTSKAMQQATGITEPDYGVMFDDTVYRSGDDIPVDHFSNVRIEVELAFVLKTPLEGPDCTLEAALAAIDYAVPALEVLNSHIELEGRTIVDTISDNAAYGAMVLGDVRKRPDEIDLRWVPGVLSRNGEIEETGVAAGVLGHPATGVAWLANKFSQHGARLEAGEIILAGSFTRPMWVSRGDEVLCDYGPMGTISCRFV